In the genome of Ctenopharyngodon idella isolate HZGC_01 chromosome 16, HZGC01, whole genome shotgun sequence, the window gagcccaaactattaacctaaattcagttgctttttatttttagatatagtaatcaacactcaaataacaaattgtatCCACACTTGTAAACTGCACAttaggcagtttttgcattcacTTCTAAttgtttttactccaattcgttgttgaaatataatcatttacacagtggctgtcattttcatgatttaattgaacatacattaaataatcaagacatcactaacaagttaagtaaaatatataggTTAATATAGCTCATATTTTTAGcaaaagagttcatttctctgacGAACTAACAAGCTATGGACTAGCCTGAGGTAAACGCTACATGACACAGTGTTTACAAGCCGTTTTATTTACGTCTTTCGCCATTGAAACattgattgagcgattacacgatATATGATACGTTTCAGTatgttgtactgtatctttcaacataccttcagatgttcgtTCAAGTTTATTctgtaaagaggaagagatgatcgcgttcTCTCGCGCTCAGCGCTGCCGCTTGAAATCAGGCGCCTGTACagtctgtcacgccacatcaaagagcgtcaaaacggcttttttttttttgtttggattttgtgataaaatggacagaatttgaaatatgaCAGTTTGTTTATTATCGAAAGTGACAAAACGCGGACCTTATTGTGACTATTGGCGGTTAATGGTGGTTAGGCTACAACGCTCTATTCGTCGTGTAGATCCGCGGGGCGGGGCGCGGCAGCAGGGGGCGGGGCGTGTTAGATACGCCATGAGAGTATCGCGGTACATACCGTGGGTGGTGTATCGTGTTTTTTTCGGTTCGGTTTGAATATAGTTACACccctgactttttttttttttttttttttttttttttgaaagaatgttATTACTCCTGATTTACAAATTTGGCTATATTTGAGTTAGATAAGTCATGGCAATGCTACATATCATGTGCATACTCAGTTATATTTAGTAAGAAAGTACAAAGCAAGCAGTCATTTGTCAGATGCTACTATCCAAAGTGGTTTACAGCATTTCAGTGACAATGTAACTgatattaaacacacacacacacacacacacacagtgactataaatttcaatataaatgtaagttgctttatattatctatcatctctaaaaaaattaattcaaataaccATTCATGTGTCAAATGTGTGAGAAGAAGCCCTCTAAGCCAAACCCTGAAATCTTTTGCAAGAACATCTTGTGGTTTGCAGATTCATAACTGCCATTTTTTGACTTCAAATTATAATCTACTTAGCACAAAACCAAAGACACACCGATTACACATATGTCCTCATACAGTCACACCCAAGAAGACTcacagttctgtcatcatttaccttTACTTCACAACTGTTCCAATGAACAACGTCGACCTGACTGACAGATATATGGCTGTAGGATATATGAATAAGAACAAATACGAACACTGCCACATTTTACATCttaatctaattttatttataatcagATTTCAAGGGTGCGCTCCAGTTAAAAATGCGGTTAAACTTGCTCTTCCCCAAGCATTATGGGAAATGACATGATGACAACAACTTAAACCTCATTGGCTTATATCAAATTGTATTAAGTAAGAATATAGAACGTTACTGAAAATGTTGAATGATTTATTTGACTGAATAATAatttcagtattattttatttaattaactgctttgtatttgtgtgtgtgcatgtgtatatatatttatatatgaacaTGCCTatccagctaacaaaaatatgctctaagaatgttttctaacgttcccattaagctatgaaaatgttatttctgaatgttctctgggCATGCAAaactaaatgttttaaaaactttttttcttggttatgcaaacatttaaacaatgttctattttattattttgcaaacattatggtaacgttacttttgaatgtttactgaacattctgaaacaagtagtaacatttaaaaaaaaaaaaaaaaaaaaaaggtttcagAGAAGAAAAACGTTCTGTGAATAATGTACaggtaatgtttttgtggaactTTTTgggaacattattaaagaccaaacattttattaaccttacttaaagaatgtttttgtttataacTGAGAGAAAACTTGTCAAAAATGTTCCCTGTTGGTACACTCTGACAGCTTGATATCTGTATGAAATTGTGACTTTTACagaactaaaaatgaacagaaatgaTACTGATGTTTCATCCACGTTATTGGCAGCAATTAAGGAACActaatgtttgcttttgtttatgTGGATCGCTGATCTACTGCAGATAAAACATCTGTCCTGTCAGCACATTTCCACTCCTCCCCTTGACTACAGCCACTTACATTCCCGTTGACAGTCAAAGCAACAAGTTTTTAAACAAGCCTTTAGTTGTACAGAAGGGCTGGATTTGGTTTAGAGGATGGGCTCTTTAGGGCGAGGCAACCTTTATTAGAATGACACTCAGCAGATCATTCATTCTCCTGCGACACACAGGGAAACTTCATCGTTCCTGTTGAATACTCGAGGTAATgcttttatttaacttttcttAGAAGTTTGTTAGAAATactttaatacaatttattgaGTAAAAACAGGTCGAATAGAACAGATTTTCAGTTCTGTATGTGAAATGATGAAAATGATGCATGTGATGTTGTTTACACAGTAAATGACAACTGAATTAAGCAATACAGTGTTTTGGGGATTTAAACAGTAAACATCCTGAAATTTTTTCACTTTGTTATGCTGatcatatctctctctctcctgctttCTAGCTTGTGAAAATGGAGGCTTTGTCTGCAGCAAACACTCAGTTCTCCCTCAACCTGTTCAAGAAGATCAGTGGAAAAAACGCATCAGGAAATGTGTTCTACTCTCCTGTCAGCATCTCCTCGGCTCTGGCCATGGTGTCGCTCGGTGCAAGAGGAAACACAGCAGCTCAGATGATTCAGGTGATCTCACACAATCTACTTTTAAAAGAGGGTGACGGGTGAGACAGAGAGACCAGGAAGTGATGTAAGCCTTTTCACAAAGAGTGCATGCTTTTCAACTGaattttaaagtgacagctcacccaattttttacattgtttttacattatttactcGTCTTCACCACGCTGTGAAAAAATCCCATACAACTTGTGCATTtcattcttgaaaaaaaaaaaaatgtttggtggGGTTCTCTATATGGAATTTTGACTCAATTTTTAAGATCCCTTTATGACAAAAATTATTCTATAGAAGGAGAAACGTCTTAAATGTTTGAATAGTACTTCCATgtttaacaagtttttttttttttttctagtaataaaatatgtttgcaagctgattcattcataaaaagtaataacatttaaaaaattgtttaaaatgaattaattaaaactaaatccataaaatgatctcaTGATGGGAATCCCTAAGGTTGAATGGAATGATGGCACCTttaaaggttctatataaatatagatatatttctattgcatttttttattctaaTGGGTATTTGAGTAGTGCATTCACATTATATGTTGAAGTTATCAGAATAGTGAGGCTATCTTTAATAATTCTATTGCAATAATTCTGTGTAGGTCTTGGGATTTAACAATCCTCCCAAACCTGGTGCCGCGACTCCAGCACCTCATCAACCAACCCAGATAACATGTGGTGTCAAGGGTCACCATGAACCATCAATGATGCAACAAACCCAGAAACCTCAGATACCTGCTGAACTCAAAGTTTTGGTATGAATATTCACATAAAACACTAACCTCATGACTTTATGATAACAGCTGTATGGTAATTTATAATAACAGCTGTATTTGCATGTATCCTTTGGGTTTTTCTGATTGATATTGTTGATGCACACAGAAATGTCCTGCTCGGCCGGTACCTGGAGAAAAAACTGAGGACCAAAttcatttgagcttccacaagttTATGAGTGAGCTGAACAAACCAGGAGTCCCGTATGTGTTGAGTGTTGCCAACCGCCTCTACGGAGAGCAATCCTACCAGTTTGTTGAGGTAAGACTCAGTTTATTCACTGGAGGTTCTGGAAATGTTCTCAGCTCTAATATCATTTGTACCTCAATCGATTTGCTGTATTACAGAAATTCCTCAGTGACACAAAAAGATACTATGAAGCTGGACTGGAGAAGGTGGACTTCAAGACCAAATCAGAGGCTGCTCGTGTCAACATCAACAAATGGGTGGAGAAAAAAACACAAGGTGAAATCCAGCATGAGCTTATTCTGAATATTAAACTTTAGGTTCAGCAAAAATGTCTTTTCAAGGACCGTGTTTGGCTTCATGGGTTCTTGAGTTGAGCTATACAGTACAAATATCAAACTGATCAATTCAATTCACTGCTTAAAGTGGATAATTTCCATTTGTATTTTTAGAGAAGATCAAGGACTTGCTGCCAGAGGAAGCTGTTGATGCGATGACGAGACTGGTCTTGGTGAACGCCATCTACTTCAAGG includes:
- the LOC127497141 gene encoding leukocyte elastase inhibitor-like isoform X2, yielding MEALSAANTQFSLNLFKKISGKNASGNVFYSPVSISSALAMVSLGARGNTAAQMIQVLGFNNPPKPGAATPAPHQPTQITCGVKGHHEPSMMQQTQKPQIPAELKVLKCPARPVPGEKTEDQIHLSFHKFMSELNKPGVPYVLSVANRLYGEQSYQFVEKFLSDTKRYYEAGLEKVDFKTKSEAARVNINKWVEKKTQEKIKDLLPEEAVDAMTRLVLVNAIYFKGNWEKKFPKEATRDGQFKLNKNQTKPVKMMQQKSKFPLAFIPEINSQVLELPYVGKNLSMLIILPNEMEDDTTGLQKLEKALTYEKLMEWTKPEVMHQKEVQVSLPRFKMEEKYDMKKLLISMGMEDVFGNADLSGMSSSNDLVLSKVFHKAFVEVNEEGTEAAAATAAVVMTRCLIIPQFFNADHPFLFFIRHNPTKSILFYGRFCSP
- the LOC127497141 gene encoding leukocyte elastase inhibitor-like isoform X1, with the protein product MEALSAANTQFSLNLFKKISGKNASGNVFYSPVSISSALAMVSLGARGNTAAQMIQVLGFNNPPKPGAATPAPHQPTQITCGVKGHHEPSMMQQTQKPQIPAELKVLKCPARPVPGEKTEDQIHLSFHKFMSELNKPGVPYVLSVANRLYGEQSYQFVEKFLSDTKRYYEAGLEKVDFKTKSEAARVNINKWVEKKTQEKIKDLLPEEAVDAMTRLVLVNAIYFKGNWEKKFPKEATRDGQFKLNKNQTKPVKMMQQKSKFPLAFIPEINSQVLELPYVGKNLSMLIILPNEMEDDTTGLQKLEKALTYEKLMEWTKPEVMRQQEVQVSLPRFKMEEKYDMKSLLISMGMEDVFDTQKVNLSGMSSNNDLVLSKVIHKAFVEVNEEGTEAAAATGAVMMTQCLIIPKFFNADHPFLFFIRHNPTKSILFYGRFCSP